In Pseudomonas poae, a single genomic region encodes these proteins:
- a CDS encoding efflux transporter outer membrane subunit gives MNNVLRAPALVLGAVLLSACSSPVLPPTSALPVERFVNAQIAQPVGVPDQWWTLYQDPLLNRLVARTLAENLDLQMALARIDAGRALRNIAVASGSPQVDLGASVARQRISADQAGFTDPLITQPTSVGLGVAWEVDLFGRIREGVRAADADFHAYEEDAQGVRVALITEVVQAYAEARGLEERLAIVKQSAASQAETLQLTEQLYAAGDSPEADLLRARSQSDSTAAQVPALQLNWQRSLHRLSVLLAQPSETLYRQFQETPGPGAKVSLLDAGTPADLLRRRPDVRAAEARLISAYARVGVAKADLLPRLSLSAALGSLIDGVSAASLANSTFWLAGLNASVPVLDGGRRRNVVDLRDAEARQALLGYRRTVLIAVSEVESALAAAHRHAERERFLASAASQASSAAEQIQRAWQAGETPFLDVLQAQRVQLAAQNALAQVKTAQWQNQAALVSAVGG, from the coding sequence ATGAATAACGTTCTTCGTGCGCCGGCCCTTGTGCTCGGCGCGGTGTTGCTAAGTGCCTGCTCCTCACCGGTACTGCCGCCCACCAGTGCGTTGCCGGTGGAACGTTTCGTCAACGCTCAGATCGCGCAGCCGGTGGGGGTGCCTGACCAATGGTGGACGCTGTATCAAGACCCGTTGCTCAACCGCCTGGTGGCACGTACCCTCGCGGAAAACCTCGACCTGCAGATGGCCCTGGCGCGTATCGATGCCGGGCGTGCATTGCGCAACATCGCTGTGGCGTCCGGCAGCCCGCAGGTGGACCTGGGCGCCAGTGTGGCCCGTCAGCGCATCTCGGCGGACCAGGCTGGGTTTACCGACCCACTGATTACCCAGCCGACCTCCGTCGGCTTGGGGGTGGCCTGGGAGGTTGATCTGTTTGGCCGCATCCGCGAGGGCGTGCGGGCGGCTGACGCAGATTTTCACGCCTACGAAGAAGACGCCCAAGGCGTGCGAGTCGCATTGATTACCGAGGTGGTGCAGGCCTATGCCGAGGCGCGAGGGCTCGAAGAGCGCCTGGCAATCGTCAAGCAAAGCGCGGCCAGCCAGGCCGAGACGCTGCAACTGACCGAGCAGCTGTACGCTGCCGGCGACAGCCCTGAAGCCGACCTGCTGCGTGCACGCTCGCAATCGGACTCAACCGCCGCGCAGGTGCCGGCGTTACAACTGAACTGGCAGCGGTCGCTGCATCGGTTGTCGGTGTTGCTGGCCCAGCCGAGTGAGACGCTGTATCGACAGTTCCAGGAAACACCGGGGCCGGGCGCGAAGGTGTCGTTACTGGATGCCGGCACCCCGGCTGACCTGTTGCGTCGCCGTCCGGATGTGCGCGCCGCTGAGGCTCGCTTGATCAGCGCCTATGCGCGGGTCGGCGTGGCCAAGGCGGACCTGCTGCCGCGTTTGAGCCTGTCAGCCGCGTTGGGCTCGTTGATCGACGGGGTGAGCGCTGCCAGTCTGGCGAATTCAACGTTCTGGCTGGCAGGCTTGAATGCCAGCGTGCCGGTATTGGACGGTGGTCGTCGGCGCAACGTCGTTGACCTGCGCGATGCCGAGGCGCGGCAGGCACTGCTTGGTTATCGGCGCACGGTGCTGATAGCCGTATCAGAAGTGGAGTCGGCATTGGCGGCGGCGCATCGTCATGCTGAGCGCGAGCGGTTCCTGGCCAGTGCGGCCAGCCAGGCGAGTTCGGCGGCCGAGCAGATTCAGCGCGCATGGCAGGCGGGAGAAACGCCGTTTCTGGATGTGCTGCAGGCGCAGCGGGTGCAGTTGGCGGCCCAGAATGCGCTGGCCCAGGTCAAGACTGCGCAATGGCAGAACCAGGCGGCCTTGGTGAGCGCGGTGGGAGGCTGA
- a CDS encoding carbohydrate porin: protein MTKKTIVAAGLLAACACPGVYAASYSPNNFLLGDWNGERTRLHEQGVDFQLTYVNELAYNTQGADEHKGTYSDQLMIDTRFDLQKLLGWQGASFRMTFSNRNGESLTNEAGTHTLLASQEIYGYGSVTRLVQFYYQQALLDDRWVVKLGRLPMSGDVFPFSCKFQNLTFCGTVPGYITPNWFTWPVSQWGAAVSGKLTDELTVNASLYQVNPRFTENSQGLNFGSPSGTTGYLAVGELAWTPTLNGLPGTYRVGIWRNTGDFNDVYRDLNGQPIGLTGNSPDQHDQASGFYAMAEQRMYQDPNNNARGLNVFANFIQSDRDVSYVENVWHAGAFISGPFVGRPQDEIGVALGRLEVNDKSAKRIRQASGYTTAAPHTEYPMELYYGVSVTPALTLRPNVQYVANPGGLSGDKSVVVFGLKTEISF from the coding sequence ATGACCAAAAAAACTATCGTTGCCGCAGGACTTCTTGCTGCTTGTGCGTGCCCTGGCGTTTATGCCGCCAGCTATTCGCCGAACAACTTCCTGCTCGGCGACTGGAACGGCGAACGGACCCGCCTGCATGAACAGGGTGTGGATTTCCAGCTGACGTATGTCAATGAACTGGCTTACAACACCCAGGGTGCAGATGAGCACAAAGGCACCTACAGCGATCAGTTGATGATCGACACCCGCTTCGATTTGCAGAAGCTGCTCGGCTGGCAAGGCGCGAGTTTTCGCATGACCTTCAGCAACCGTAACGGTGAAAGCCTGACGAACGAGGCGGGCACCCACACCTTGTTGGCGTCCCAGGAAATCTATGGCTACGGCAGCGTTACCCGGCTGGTGCAGTTCTATTACCAACAGGCACTGCTCGACGATCGATGGGTGGTAAAACTGGGCCGATTACCGATGAGCGGGGATGTCTTTCCGTTCTCGTGCAAGTTCCAGAACCTGACGTTTTGCGGCACGGTGCCCGGGTACATCACACCCAACTGGTTCACCTGGCCGGTGAGCCAATGGGGCGCGGCGGTGTCAGGCAAACTCACGGATGAGTTGACCGTCAACGCGTCCCTGTACCAGGTCAACCCACGCTTTACCGAGAACAGCCAGGGCCTGAATTTTGGCAGCCCTTCGGGCACTACCGGTTATCTGGCCGTGGGTGAACTGGCCTGGACCCCCACGCTCAATGGCCTGCCGGGTACGTACCGCGTGGGCATCTGGCGCAACACCGGCGACTTCAACGACGTTTACCGCGACCTCAATGGTCAGCCCATCGGCCTCACCGGCAACTCGCCTGACCAGCACGACCAGGCCAGCGGCTTTTATGCCATGGCCGAGCAACGCATGTACCAAGACCCGAACAACAATGCTCGTGGCCTCAACGTGTTTGCCAACTTCATTCAGTCGGACCGCGACGTGTCCTACGTGGAAAACGTCTGGCACGCCGGTGCGTTTATCAGCGGACCTTTTGTTGGGCGCCCTCAAGACGAAATAGGCGTGGCGTTAGGGCGGCTGGAAGTCAACGACAAGTCTGCTAAGCGCATCCGCCAGGCCAGTGGCTACACCACGGCAGCACCGCACACCGAATACCCGATGGAGCTGTATTACGGCGTCAGCGTGACACCGGCCCTGACACTGCGACCCAACGTGCAATACGTCGCGAACCCAGGCGGGCTGAGCGGGGATAAAAGCGTAGTGGTGTTCGGCTTGAAAACTGAAATCAGCTTCTAA
- a CDS encoding transketolase, whose protein sequence is MNAPLSPNSWQYRGLNAMNPGLSFLSDALIELTRAGYPVMAGSADLQYSNGLNKFASEYPERYIQFGISEQNMVTAAAGLATCGVMPFVATFASFLGLLCCEQIRMDVAYSAQPVRLIGHHTGISLGFYGTSHHATEDIATMRSIADLAVVSPADGAQLAAAIKASATYDKPVYFRIGRGRDPVVYPDDVVFEFGKAHEHIEGEELTIIACGITVHAALEAARKMNAQGRSVGVIDMASIKPIDRDAILRAAARSKRMMTVEEHNVLGGLGAAVAEVLSDEGVGVKLKRHGIYDEYSLIAPPTHLYQHYKLDAAGIEDVALAHLNA, encoded by the coding sequence ATGAACGCCCCTCTTTCCCCCAATTCCTGGCAGTACCGTGGCCTCAACGCAATGAACCCGGGCCTGTCGTTTTTGTCCGACGCATTGATCGAGCTGACCCGCGCCGGTTACCCGGTAATGGCCGGTTCGGCCGACTTGCAGTACTCCAATGGGCTTAACAAGTTCGCCAGCGAGTACCCCGAGCGCTACATCCAGTTCGGCATCTCCGAACAGAACATGGTCACCGCCGCCGCCGGCCTGGCAACCTGTGGCGTAATGCCTTTTGTGGCCACCTTCGCCTCCTTCCTCGGCCTGCTGTGCTGTGAGCAGATCCGCATGGACGTCGCCTATTCGGCGCAACCTGTGCGGCTGATCGGGCACCACACCGGGATCTCATTGGGCTTCTACGGCACCTCGCACCATGCCACCGAAGACATCGCCACCATGCGCTCGATTGCCGACCTGGCGGTGGTTTCACCGGCTGACGGCGCGCAGTTGGCGGCGGCGATCAAAGCGAGCGCCACCTATGACAAACCGGTGTACTTCCGTATCGGTCGGGGCCGCGACCCGGTCGTTTACCCCGACGACGTTGTGTTCGAATTCGGCAAGGCCCATGAGCATATCGAAGGTGAAGAACTGACCATCATTGCCTGCGGAATCACCGTACACGCAGCCCTCGAGGCGGCGCGCAAAATGAACGCGCAAGGCCGTTCGGTGGGTGTGATCGACATGGCGTCGATCAAGCCGATCGACCGCGATGCGATCCTGCGCGCCGCCGCACGCAGCAAACGCATGATGACAGTCGAGGAACATAACGTGCTGGGTGGCCTGGGTGCCGCCGTGGCCGAAGTACTCTCGGACGAAGGTGTGGGCGTGAAGCTCAAGCGCCACGGCATCTATGACGAATACAGCCTGATCGCCCCACCGACGCACCTGTACCAGCACTACAAACTCGATGCCGCCGGGATCGAGGACGTCGCCCTGGCCCACCTCAACGCCTGA
- a CDS encoding iron-containing alcohol dehydrogenase has protein sequence MTQIFAAPGRYIQGYKELDRLASHVAWFGQRLLVITTQGRLDSLKQTLSASFNNARIDLHFVVFSGEVTRHEIQRLAAVMHSLACDGVIGVGGGKVLDAAKAVANQARVPLCIVPTIVSNDAPTSSLSVLYTEVGAFDDVLFFQRSPDVVVVDTWVIVQAPVRLLVAGMGDALSTFFEARTCVEAYRDNFLGNAGVGLKQSGGGAKATLTSMAIAELCYRVLLDDGLQAKHAAEQQCVTKAFNRVVEANALMSGIGFESNGVASAHAVYCGFSELGSRATMYHGEYVAFGTVVMLVLEGKSSRELDTVLKFCVGIGLPVTFADLGLADLSVQELECVARTAADPGQTSNVEPFTVTFDEMKAALIAASDLGELYKKVARYSRLEPDHNAYSNKKVNR, from the coding sequence ATGACCCAGATATTTGCCGCGCCTGGTCGCTACATCCAGGGCTATAAAGAGCTCGACCGCCTTGCCTCGCACGTCGCCTGGTTCGGCCAACGCCTGTTGGTGATCACCACCCAGGGCCGGCTGGACAGTCTCAAGCAGACCTTGAGTGCAAGCTTCAATAACGCCCGCATCGACCTGCACTTCGTGGTGTTTAGTGGCGAAGTGACCCGTCACGAAATCCAGAGGCTCGCCGCCGTCATGCACAGCCTGGCATGCGACGGCGTCATCGGCGTCGGTGGCGGCAAGGTGCTCGACGCTGCCAAGGCCGTAGCCAATCAGGCGCGGGTGCCGTTGTGTATCGTGCCGACCATTGTGTCCAATGACGCGCCCACCAGTTCACTGTCGGTGCTCTATACCGAGGTTGGTGCGTTTGACGACGTGCTGTTTTTTCAACGCAGCCCGGATGTGGTGGTGGTCGATACCTGGGTCATCGTTCAGGCGCCAGTGCGGCTGCTGGTGGCCGGCATGGGTGATGCGCTGTCGACGTTTTTTGAAGCACGTACCTGCGTCGAGGCCTATCGCGACAACTTCCTGGGCAATGCCGGCGTCGGCCTTAAACAAAGCGGGGGCGGTGCCAAGGCGACTTTGACCTCCATGGCGATTGCCGAGCTGTGCTACCGCGTGCTGCTCGACGATGGCCTGCAAGCCAAGCACGCCGCCGAACAACAATGCGTGACCAAGGCCTTCAACCGCGTGGTGGAAGCCAACGCCTTGATGAGCGGCATCGGTTTCGAAAGCAATGGTGTGGCCAGCGCGCATGCCGTGTATTGCGGGTTCAGCGAGCTGGGCAGCCGCGCAACGATGTACCACGGCGAGTACGTCGCGTTTGGCACCGTGGTGATGTTGGTGCTCGAAGGCAAGTCCAGCCGCGAGTTGGACACGGTATTGAAGTTTTGCGTGGGCATCGGTTTGCCCGTCACCTTTGCAGATCTGGGCCTGGCCGATCTCTCGGTACAGGAGCTCGAGTGTGTGGCACGCACCGCCGCTGATCCGGGGCAAACCAGCAACGTCGAACCCTTTACCGTCACGTTCGATGAGATGAAAGCCGCACTGATCGCCGCCAGTGACTTGGGCGAACTCTACAAAAAGGTGGCTCGCTACTCGCGGCTTGAGCCCGATCACAACGCATATTCCAATAAAAAGGTGAATCGATGA
- a CDS encoding SDR family oxidoreductase: MRRPLPPRKNHEKIAIVTGGGSGIGLATAQRLHADGYEVFTVGLGEPEERIAGIHYQELDVTDDDAVSRFFAPFERVDAIVNAAGIIDHTREWEIEGFSRVMDVNLTAVLRMTNAALPGLKAARGAVVNFASMWGIFGSAKTPAYASSKAAVSELTRCMAVAWATDGVRANAVAPGWILTNLSRRAFEDPVRSEGIMARIPMKSWGAPEDVANVIAFLVSDNARYVTGTTLPVDGGYSVA; the protein is encoded by the coding sequence CTGAGACGCCCTCTTCCCCCAAGGAAAAACCATGAAAAAATAGCAATCGTAACTGGCGGCGGTTCCGGCATCGGCCTGGCCACCGCGCAACGTCTGCATGCTGACGGGTATGAAGTGTTTACCGTCGGGCTCGGCGAACCCGAGGAACGCATCGCCGGTATCCATTACCAGGAACTGGATGTGACCGATGACGATGCGGTGAGCCGCTTCTTTGCACCGTTCGAGCGCGTCGATGCCATCGTCAACGCCGCCGGGATCATCGACCACACACGTGAGTGGGAGATTGAGGGTTTCAGCCGGGTCATGGATGTGAATCTCACGGCCGTGCTGCGCATGACGAACGCCGCGCTGCCCGGCTTGAAAGCGGCGCGTGGAGCGGTGGTGAATTTTGCTTCGATGTGGGGCATTTTCGGTTCGGCAAAAACCCCGGCCTATGCGTCGAGTAAAGCGGCGGTGTCCGAATTGACCCGCTGCATGGCGGTCGCCTGGGCCACCGATGGTGTGCGCGCGAATGCCGTTGCGCCTGGCTGGATCCTGACCAACCTGTCACGCCGGGCCTTTGAAGACCCGGTTCGCTCAGAAGGGATCATGGCGCGCATTCCGATGAAAAGCTGGGGCGCTCCAGAGGACGTAGCTAACGTGATCGCGTTCCTGGTCTCCGATAACGCGCGCTACGTCACCGGCACCACCTTGCCAGTCGATGGCGGGTATTCCGTCGCCTGA
- a CDS encoding glycerol dehydrogenase → MNLVFGSPGRYVQGTEVLVQAGTYLAHCGRTAVVVIDSYVLGLIRDRLDATCAQADVALHYITFDGEITADGIAGLRAAASSVAFDMILAVGGGKCIDAGKALAHSSGSALITMPTVASNDAPTSKNYVVYDAHHQLSEVGHLLVSPRYVLVDTGLIAQAPRAFLLAGIADALTKKFEAEQCFASGGVNMFGARPALSGLVLAQECYRVIRHYAEPALAQAGTGEVTVAFDHLIEAVLLMSGLGFESGGLSIAHAMTRGLSKIPGAQQQVHGWQVAYGLLVQLVLEDRDAELLGDMLSFYQRIGLPRNLSELGVRAIDHAVLMQVAEPTLKAPHARNFTSPAGPLTCDGLVAAMLALEGLTH, encoded by the coding sequence ATGAATCTGGTTTTCGGCTCACCCGGACGTTACGTCCAGGGCACAGAAGTACTCGTCCAGGCGGGTACTTATCTGGCGCATTGCGGGCGCACGGCGGTGGTGGTCATCGACAGTTATGTACTAGGTTTGATCCGCGACCGACTCGACGCCACCTGCGCTCAAGCAGACGTCGCCTTGCACTACATCACCTTCGATGGCGAAATCACCGCAGACGGCATCGCCGGCTTGCGCGCAGCCGCCTCAAGCGTGGCCTTCGACATGATCCTGGCGGTCGGCGGAGGCAAGTGCATCGACGCCGGCAAAGCCCTCGCCCACTCCTCGGGAAGTGCGTTGATCACCATGCCTACCGTGGCCTCCAACGACGCACCCACCTCTAAAAACTACGTGGTCTACGACGCCCATCACCAACTGAGCGAAGTGGGCCATTTGCTGGTCAGTCCACGCTACGTGCTGGTGGACACAGGGCTGATCGCCCAAGCGCCGCGCGCGTTTCTACTGGCGGGCATTGCCGATGCCTTGACCAAGAAATTCGAGGCCGAACAGTGCTTCGCATCCGGCGGCGTCAATATGTTCGGCGCGCGCCCGGCGCTGTCGGGCCTGGTGCTGGCGCAAGAGTGCTACCGCGTGATTCGCCACTATGCCGAGCCAGCACTCGCCCAGGCCGGAACCGGCGAGGTGACGGTTGCCTTCGATCACCTGATCGAGGCGGTGCTGTTGATGAGCGGCCTGGGCTTCGAGAGCGGCGGTTTGTCCATCGCTCACGCAATGACGCGGGGCTTGTCAAAAATTCCTGGCGCGCAACAACAGGTGCATGGCTGGCAAGTGGCGTATGGCTTGCTGGTGCAGTTGGTCCTGGAAGACCGCGACGCGGAGCTTTTGGGCGACATGTTGAGCTTCTATCAACGTATCGGCTTGCCGCGCAATTTATCCGAACTCGGTGTTCGGGCCATCGATCATGCGGTGTTGATGCAGGTCGCCGAGCCAACGTTGAAAGCCCCGCATGCGCGCAATTTCACCTCGCCCGCAGGCCCACTGACGTGCGACGGCCTGGTCGCGGCGATGCTCGCCCTCGAAGGCCTGACCCACTGA